GTCTCACAGTTGTCAAGCAAAATTCTTTTCCGGAGTTAATCGGAATGGCCTCAATGACCCTTTCCCATGCGATAATTTGAACCTGATAATTAGCATGCGACAACATTGAACCCCAACACCTCAAGTATTCATCATCTCCCAGTGTTTGACACCTCTCCCATTTGGACCCTAACAGACTGATGAGAAAATTCACAGCAGCAGTTTCATAAACCTCTCGCCCTGGGCGATCTTTGAGAGAATTCTCTCCATTAATGTGTGCCAACAATCGTCGATGAATCCCATCAAAACCTGAAGTCTCTCTTGCTCCATTGATTTTCAGtagctcacaaaaaacatTAACGAGTTCTGTTGCCAGAGGAAAGGCAGCAGGTCTGTCATTACTGATTTCAAGCTGTTGAAGAATCCACTCAGACCCTTTGATgaattcctgggcctccagtTTTGGCGCCTCAGGGGCTGTCAACAAAGAGCTCTTCGTGATCTCTAGAATTTGCAGCATGTAGCCATGTAGAAGATTCAGATTTACATTCACCCCAAGTCCATTGATCACCACCTCGAATAAACTATTGACGAATGCTCCTACTGTTTTCCCAGTCAATAGAGGAACTAAAGCCCTAGCAGCTAGTTCACGAGTATTGTAAACTCGACTTTTGGCACAGCCCGAGACTAGAGACATGAATTCATCGATTCTCCAATTGACATCGCCACTATCGGAATTGTAACTGAGGTAGAGTCGTGACAATAGAAGGAGAATCGATTGAACACTAGGTTTAATCAGGCCATCATTGGCCTCGATAAACACTCTCAACTCGTGAAGCATAAAGGAGAGGagttttggatatttttcgaaGAATATTCTTCCAGTCATTTTGTTGTGTACTGTCAGGTTTACGTGGTCTTTTGTCCTCTGGACTCCGAAGATTCGGGTTATTAGGGAACTGAAGAGTAGAGTTGCGGCATTACGCTCTGCCCAAGTTTTCTCGTCGTAACTCTTGATTGCGGCGATCAAACCGTCGGCTGCGTAGGCCCGAGTCAATTCGCCAAGTTGTGCGTGCTTGAATAAGGCTCGGAGGATGTTCAGGGCGTGAGTTTTAACTTCTGTCATTGTGATGGAGTGAGTCGAGTTGAGGGAGGTGGTGGGATTCCGTATGCCGTTGAAGAAGTCCTCTTTCTCTAGAAGATCCTTTGCGCCTGATAATTGATGTTCCTCTGTGAATTGAGTTAGTCCCAGTAGGATTCTCATTACGGAGTGAAATACCAGGGCGTCACATTTTTTGGAAACTGATGGGGCTGACGCGATTAATGCCTGCAATGAAAGGGAAAGCTTTGTTTATTAGAGGAATTAATTCAGTAGatccaaaaaaaatcgttggaaCATGGCTGTACATCGACTGCAATTTTTCTGTCGTCTTCAGCAAGTTCCTCGATTCATACCTGAACCATGAATGGCACTCCAGCACTCCTCCTGGTAGCACAAAGCTTGGAATTCCCGGAGGACAGCCCAGTAATATCCAACAAGACCTGATAGAGCCATAATTTTGGCAACTGTTTGAGCTTCTCCTCCTCAGCCCTCCACAGTCTCTTGCACAATTGTTCGAAACCCACGTGTGCCTGTTCAAAAGCCCCTCGATGCTTGGTCTCACATAGAAGCGTCACCAAGTGGTCTCCAATCTCCACGATCTGCTCCATCGAGAGCAGCCCCATTCTCCCCCCTTCTTCAATTGGAGATTTCTCACTGAGATATCCGAATAACAGACTGACTTCTTTAACAGTCCTCCAAGAGCATAACAATACCATCTGAGGTGTCACAGCGACCTCCATATCATCAAGATCTCCATTCACGTGTTTATCATCTAGATCCATTGGAAAATGGCCTTCAGGTGAAGAGTTATTAACAATTTGCGATACAGACTTATTCAGACTCAAGCATAGATCGATTAAATCACCAACAGTTCTTTGCCACAATGAGTGATCGTGTTTACTCCGGAGATCACAGCTGGATAGCAATAATTTAATGCAAAATAAATAGCCGTATAGAGAATGTTTGGCAGCTGCCATGATTATATTTTCACTAGCCAGTCTCGCTGGCTCTCTCAACTGCTTCATTATAACAATAATTAGCCACAACGTGATATCATCGACATCGCAAATATCTGCATCAATTTTCAAGTGTTTTGACAAGACATTCTTAATAACCGGTGATAAAAGACAGACTTTGAGCATGTAGCCAGCTGTTATGCTGTCAATGGGTCGTATACTGTTCCCCAATCTCAGTGCTACGTTTATTATTTCATCGACTATCTCCTCATTGTCTAATTTCAGTAGATAGGGACTTATGTTCGTTATTATCCTGAAAGCAACCTCTTTATTAACTTCGTATGTGTCTAACAACATACATCGCAGGAGCTTTTCGGCTTGATCAGAGCTCCAAGTAGATTCTTGGAAATCAGGAGACAGGAAATCTTCCTGTAACTGGAGTATTCGCAGGCTATTTTTCTTTCGTGTGTGAGTGGAACCTGGGCAGATACCATTCAGACATATTTCCCGGATTTTACTGAAGAATGTGCGATAGCTGGTGATTGAGGTTAATGAACTTGTAGCTGCCTCTTGGTACTCCTTCTTTAATTGTTCATATAATTGGAGATTGTCACGTACCTCATGCCTGCATGATTCTATTTTCTCCACTTGGGTTGTTTGTCGTTTCAACACTGCCAGACTCTCTTTCATACGTTTGAAGCATTTTTTAATCAGTGGGACAAACTCCAATCTCTCACCAAGATTAAACGTCAGAAATTCTAggatgaaatttaattctctttCGTTGAAGACTAGAGTGCTCTTTTTCGACTCGACAAGCAGTCCCAGGACCTCCAATCGCATGTCTTCATTGACACTTTGAAGGCAGGAGGAAATGAAATGATAGTCCAGGTGGTTTCTCCATTTGGTTTCTTGGAGAGAGAGACTCTCTTCGTCATCTAACTCGCCAGAGTGTTTTTttacacgtaatttttttaaattgttcagCAAGTAGTGACAATCCACTGGATCTCGATTACACATTTTCTTATTGCTATGTGATTGTTGGACTACTAAGGGTACCGGGAAACCTAACCTtcaaaatttgttttattgaCAGGTTATGGTGAACGGTGGGGTCAATATACtgtccaaagaggatagactaaagtagaggctcagttctggggggtTTGAGTGAACGCCAGgcactccacgttaccgacgtaGTTTCACCCCACGGGAAACGGAGCGCCACGAGTACTACTGGGGTGTctgcgggggggctccgtttgtacttgttcaactgtacaaatgatcaatcatggtcgattttttcgtttttcgcgtttttctcggctcctgggcctcctaggtcCCTGAATTTATGGTTTTCGGTAGGATTGTATTTTAGTAATTAATCCAATTGCCAagagaaatttatttcagCGATATTGATGATTACAGAAGGAAATTACATATCGTGAATATCGGTTTGAAGATCAATTCATAGTACTAGCGCATTTCTGCATTGTCTTGTACAGTTTTGCTTTCAAATGAAAGCTTTGCAAtcgttcgattttttcgctctCCAATTTTCCCTGGAAATTGTATATTCATACTTGTTATTTTGCTCAAAAGTGTCCCAAAAATCTACTAGAACCTTTTTCTGAACTGCAAACATCAGCTAGATATTAATACCCGTGTCAATATGACTTTCAATATGAATTAACACTCTATACAACCAGAAGAAAGTCATTCAACGTATCCCGGGTGGGTTTGAAACAAGTATATTCCGGGAGAAAGGGAGGAGGTGCACCACGGGGAAAGTGCAAGGAGATAATCAATGGTAAAACCCGTTAGATGATTCGATTAAGGTCAGATATCATTGGGATGAGTTGAGGGATGTCATGAGACTTCTGCCATTTGATCATCAAATTGCTACGTGGGCGAGATATCACTCAAGGTGGAGTAAGGCTTCATAACATCCACGATACGACTCAGTGAAATTAACACAGACAggaggatatttttttgtttgatgtGAAATTCTGCTGATgtgaatcaaattttcatgattacaataaaaaataaagctCAATCGAAGATAGCATCGATACAAATTcatcaatagaaaatattttaggtTTTTCCGTGTTTTGTGGTCAAGCGCAGAAggcaaatttcaataaataaacaattgtttattgCAAATAATTATTCCTCGTTGTTACACTCATGGATTCTGAAGGAGTTGGTTCCTATTGAATGTTGTCACGCAACAACGATAATTGGCGGTCACTGATAATCTTATCAGTACTTTATCTCTTTGTACTCGGTGCGTCTATCTGTTTTTATTGTACCTCATATGCAGCTGACAAAAAATGATTGCGTAAGGAGCAGTCCTCCCAGTGAACAGTCAACGATGTGCAATACATATTCAATGCAAATGAATTCTTATTGATTTGAAATcagtaattacaaaaattgatgtatttttttttagtggaaAACCGTTTCAAGAAATCAACTGAACAGCACTATCATGCATGACTGATAACGACTGGTGATAACCCACGTTTTATCCCTGAAGAGGCAGAATAATGGCATAATGCCGTGGAGCTGAACTTTTAAGAAGAGGTGCCATTTATTTTTGGCTCAATGGGTAAGAACTACTTATTCAGAGACTTGTATTTTTccaaacattaattttttctacccAATTGCAATGAAATTCATTTGCCACCGTACTGACAATTggtacaaaattaaatgaaaaattctaataaatgATCTAGAAATAGCCAAATGATTTCTGTTCAAAAAAGGCTCCCACCCTTGTTTATGTTTCTCCCTTAGGTTGTAATATTTCCGCCTCCTGCCTCGCAGATGAAACTATATTTAAACTCATTCGAATTTTCTGTTGAGACCTCCAAAGTACCATACTTATACCCTATTTCTACTGAAGAATTACCAATGGAAGGAAAAACTCGAGGAaagcaattgaattattaattaaaaatcaataaatataaagACCACTAGGGCGAATGTGGAATTAATGGTTCAGCAACAATAGGAATTCTTCGAACCCACTTGACCTTACACGACAAATTTGACATGTATCAGCCATTTTTTGGCATCAAGTGGCACTCTCCTCAGAAGTACTACtagattaattatgaaatttcatttttttccccacccaTGAAGGGCGGAAATTCTTTGTATCAGTATGAATTCATTGAAAGTGGGTGTTGTGGCTTACATCTAAGGTACAAGCCTCAGTCAGTGTTGGCGCACAGACGACAGCGGTTCGAACTCGAATGCGCCTGACGCTGTTAGTTATTATTAACTTTCATTCTCGATTGCGATTACGGCCCTCATCACATCAAATAGCACAGTAGCATTCGAAAGACACCGCGATTCAACTGCGTTCACTAGTTTTAGGAATTGTCGCCAATAATTTTAGCGATTCGATCCAGGATATTGACTTTTCCTTCCATCAGTGAAACGTGAGtagattatttttctaataaaaaatgtggGTAATCTCAATTTGATGAATTTGCCGAAATTAAAATACGATGAAGTCCTTAGGCAATATTACTGTAGAAAATGGCAAAAAGTGCCGGTTGGTGTAGTAGAAAGTGATACCTGATTTCATTTCTAACTAGTAAAATTTATGAGCATTAACATGATGTTTTGCTttcgttataaaaaaaatgccttCTTTACGTCTTTCAATGCGAATAATCGTAGAGCAGGAAAAAGAAGTGAGGTTTTTTCAATCACcacagagaggaaaaaaaatttatgaaattcagATACTCGTTGCTGGAGATCCAAGAATTGCAgatggaggatttttttccggtcaattctgcagattttttttttaatcggcACATTTACCTGGCGTTTCGGAGACTCATTGACTACTCGATCTATTACATTGTCAACAGTAAAAGGAGATTCCAGGACATGTAAATAATCGAGAAGCCAATTGCTCGTTGCAATTTTTACTATCTGACAATAATTTTCGTAAACATTCTGCTagaattggtaatttttttaagtttttccTGAATGGTGACGAATCACTTTGTTCAGATATTAATTTCAAAGttggtatttttttcgcaTATTAATGatctctttttcttttcaggTAGGAAACTAATCAATCATGGTGAATGCCTACGATGGGGTAATCATTCTCGTGGAGGTCTGTCTGgtatttatcaaaatattccTGAGCATTCTAAAGAGTATATACCAATTGTTCGTGCCGCCGGAGGAGAAGAAGGTTGCCGGAGAAATAGTCCTGGTAAGAATTCATTCCTTTTTCAAGGGATAGTGCCATGCATGAGAGaattttatctaaaatttAACGACACTGTCCTTAATGGGGAACGACTccatatatatatgtacataacttttgtaacatcaaggaaaTAGACTGAATTCACTTGAATGTATAATATATTACGTGTGCAAAAACTTTTCCATTGCGTTTGGACTCAAATGCGTGCATTAGGAACTAACATTCATATTTAATTGactgaaattatttctcatcATTGCTGAATATAACCATTGACATCTCACAATAAGCCTACTCATATATTGCGTAGTGGCAATTCCCCTTGCTATATGTTATAGAACCTGCAATCTTTCTCTCTATGTGG
This genomic stretch from Diachasmimorpha longicaudata isolate KC_UGA_2023 chromosome 6, iyDiaLong2, whole genome shotgun sequence harbors:
- the LOC135163525 gene encoding tRNA (32-2'-O)-methyltransferase regulator THADA, translated to MCNRDPVDCHYLLNNLKKLRVKKHSGELDDEESLSLQETKWRNHLDYHFISSCLQSVNEDMRLEVLGLLVESKKSTLVFNERELNFILEFLTFNLGERLEFVPLIKKCFKRMKESLAVLKRQTTQVEKIESCRHEVRDNLQLYEQLKKEYQEAATSSLTSITSYRTFFSKIREICLNGICPGSTHTRKKNSLRILQLQEDFLSPDFQESTWSSDQAEKLLRCMLLDTYEVNKEVAFRIITNISPYLLKLDNEEIVDEIINVALRLGNSIRPIDSITAGYMLKVCLLSPVIKNVLSKHLKIDADICDVDDITLWLIIVIMKQLREPARLASENIIMAAAKHSLYGYLFCIKLLLSSCDLRSKHDHSLWQRTVGDLIDLCLSLNKSVSQIVNNSSPEGHFPMDLDDKHVNGDLDDMEVAVTPQMVLLCSWRTVKEVSLLFGYLSEKSPIEEGGRMGLLSMEQIVEIGDHLVTLLCETKHRGAFEQAHVGFEQLCKRLWRAEEEKLKQLPKLWLYQVLLDITGLSSGNSKLCATRRSAGVPFMVQALIASAPSVSKKCDALVFHSVMRILLGLTQFTEEHQLSGAKDLLEKEDFFNGIRNPTTSLNSTHSITMTEVKTHALNILRALFKHAQLGELTRAYAADGLIAAIKSYDEKTWAERNAATLLFSSLITRIFGVQRTKDHVNLTVHNKMTGRIFFEKYPKLLSFMLHELRVFIEANDGLIKPSVQSILLLLSRLYLSYNSDSGDVNWRIDEFMSLVSGCAKSRVYNTRELAARALVPLLTGKTVGAFVNSLFEVVINGLGVNVNLNLLHGYMLQILEITKSSLLTAPEAPKLEAQEFIKGSEWILQQLEISNDRPAAFPLATELVNVFCELLKINGARETSGFDGIHRRLLAHINGENSLKDRPGREVYETAAVNFLISLLGSKWERCQTLGDDEYLRCWGSMLSHANYQVQIIAWERVIEAIPINSGKEFCLTTVRLALESVNSVRNNPDLQSVIFEFLYEVFIRSEGELESFYIDDDNLLDISETVLRIFQGKRLLDNASFFRLLGKSFGRLIRSSRSESQLILDSESAVYYEFREHSWMGSVGNDCRIAIATVIHDIYTDSSENERKCINYESTLNWWTTLLNLLVDDNNQVRKLASIALSKVPLESEVKCDSHSLKLFFDKFSKIWTDEGELLFAAYFVWSLALAEGDYEMDDSDVFNKCYNYEAFEPLRISSLCEEYLNTLSDHYNIHAPFPAGVRTWLIHRLNIEPSDCQDAQALITSYRNRLPPLSNKLDDILDPTCNDKLLQSLAFEKFLLLKDPHCHGAIHNGN